The Bacteroides acidifaciens genome includes a region encoding these proteins:
- a CDS encoding glycine zipper family protein, whose amino-acid sequence MKKQLTVILLSALILSGCASGRMGNPGAIVAGASIGGSLGSSIGGLIGDNNRGWRGGYRGSAIGNIVGTIAGAAIGGALTAPKQAPIEDDAYVPEMREVRVQKYKKQPQQVQRPLAQLKLRRIRFIDDNRSHVIDAGENSKIIFEIMNEGRKPVYNVVPVVETVGKVKHLGISPSVMIEEILPSEGIRYTASIHAGEKLKDGEVTFRVAVADENGMICDSQEFTLPTQRGN is encoded by the coding sequence ATGAAGAAACAACTAACAGTAATTTTGCTTTCCGCCTTGATTTTGAGCGGATGTGCGTCGGGGCGTATGGGTAATCCGGGAGCTATCGTAGCAGGTGCTTCTATCGGTGGTAGTCTGGGAAGTTCGATAGGCGGGCTTATCGGGGATAATAATCGTGGCTGGCGCGGCGGTTACCGTGGTTCTGCCATCGGAAATATTGTAGGAACTATTGCCGGAGCAGCTATCGGAGGCGCGTTGACTGCACCTAAACAAGCTCCGATAGAAGATGACGCTTATGTTCCTGAGATGCGTGAAGTCCGTGTTCAGAAATACAAGAAGCAGCCGCAGCAGGTTCAGCGCCCGCTTGCCCAACTGAAATTGCGCAGGATTCGTTTTATTGATGATAACCGCAGTCATGTGATTGATGCAGGGGAGAACAGTAAGATAATCTTTGAAATTATGAACGAAGGCCGGAAGCCTGTATATAATGTGGTTCCTGTCGTAGAAACGGTCGGAAAGGTGAAGCATCTCGGCATCTCTCCTTCGGTGATGATAGAGGAAATCCTTCCGAGCGAAGGCATCCGTTACACTGCCTCGATTCATGCGGGCGAGAAACTGAAAGACGGTGAAGTGACTTTCCGTGTAGCAGTGGCGGACGAG
- a CDS encoding RHS repeat protein, producing the protein MKRGIFLSIILSLALVAYIPQAMAQKQSRMEKLLRYLNDNDADKWQKNREKVDDETQAYYAEELELLDVLNELWNNQSEQAATNYFGCYEKAAKAYFPNICEEEKIQISNVQDKAEQSIIYILEASKDRIPFSRTLMDSIHSSGYPADSALMQKIRDIREMALLESILKAPAPSIYQTYMAEYPNGKFASQVNAAENKRLYQIVKSNPTQENFKAFFDNPAMQKFFTDKDTRPFLAEAQALYDNYLFHSIDSLREGGNATAIRQIIDDYKHTPYLNTTARTHLGDLEYLSEKADFELLKPAIVSSESLGLLQEFLSTHKYKEFRDQANALRTPFILQAIISTPTSVKYYNAGRLIKSAENDSTGNISTTYSYDDKGQLVSTLSLTMKNGQASNEVQTNRLYDPQGRCIFEVQTNPKTKTDIYRRTCRIGADGSIESDSLKYTDGKLIISTYNKQGLLTEAKEYNKNGELQAYTANKYDDKGRLVASQHQNLLFANSPDQVISQKDAYEYDKYGYLTQIVYQRIMGNNQKTSGCLTCLYDKYGNRIDGNSYYEYDNTGQWIYRTNRDNPNEVERIQYIYK; encoded by the coding sequence ATGAAAAGAGGTATATTTTTATCGATTATTTTGAGTTTAGCCCTGGTCGCCTATATTCCACAGGCCATGGCACAGAAGCAGAGCCGCATGGAAAAACTGCTCAGGTATCTGAATGACAACGACGCTGACAAATGGCAGAAAAACCGAGAAAAGGTAGACGATGAAACGCAGGCATATTATGCCGAGGAACTGGAACTGCTGGATGTCCTCAACGAACTGTGGAACAACCAGAGCGAACAGGCTGCCACCAATTATTTCGGTTGCTACGAGAAGGCAGCAAAAGCCTACTTCCCCAACATCTGCGAAGAGGAGAAAATTCAGATTTCCAACGTACAGGACAAAGCGGAGCAATCTATTATCTACATATTAGAGGCTTCGAAAGACCGGATTCCGTTCAGCCGGACATTGATGGACAGTATCCATTCAAGCGGTTATCCGGCAGACTCCGCACTGATGCAGAAGATACGGGATATCCGCGAAATGGCATTACTGGAAAGCATACTGAAAGCACCCGCACCCAGTATTTATCAGACATATATGGCGGAATACCCGAACGGGAAATTCGCCTCCCAGGTCAACGCTGCCGAGAACAAGCGGCTCTATCAGATTGTGAAAAGCAATCCGACACAGGAGAATTTCAAGGCTTTCTTTGATAATCCCGCCATGCAGAAGTTCTTCACGGACAAGGATACCCGTCCGTTTCTGGCTGAAGCCCAAGCGTTATATGACAATTATCTGTTCCACAGCATCGACAGCCTGCGGGAAGGGGGAAACGCGACCGCTATCCGGCAAATTATCGACGACTATAAACATACTCCTTACCTGAACACCACGGCACGTACACACTTGGGTGACCTTGAGTATCTCAGCGAGAAAGCCGATTTTGAGCTTTTGAAGCCGGCTATTGTCAGTTCTGAATCTCTGGGACTGTTGCAGGAATTTCTGAGTACGCATAAATACAAAGAGTTTCGCGACCAAGCCAATGCGTTACGGACACCGTTTATCCTGCAAGCCATCATCTCCACTCCTACTTCCGTGAAATATTATAATGCGGGACGACTGATAAAGTCTGCCGAAAACGACAGCACAGGAAATATCTCGACCACTTATTCGTATGACGATAAAGGGCAACTCGTCTCTACTCTTTCACTGACCATGAAAAACGGGCAGGCAAGCAATGAAGTACAAACGAACAGGCTATATGACCCACAAGGTCGCTGCATCTTTGAAGTACAGACGAATCCGAAAACCAAGACGGACATTTACCGGCGGACATGCCGCATCGGTGCCGATGGAAGCATCGAGAGCGATTCACTTAAATATACGGACGGAAAGCTCATTATCAGCACTTATAACAAGCAAGGACTGCTGACCGAAGCCAAGGAATACAATAAGAACGGTGAACTCCAGGCATACACCGCGAATAAATATGATGATAAGGGCAGACTGGTCGCATCACAACACCAGAACCTGCTTTTCGCCAATTCCCCCGACCAGGTTATCTCGCAAAAGGATGCTTATGAGTATGATAAATACGGTTACCTGACGCAGATTGTCTACCAGCGGATTATGGGCAACAACCAGAAAACGTCCGGCTGCCTGACCTGCCTGTACGATAAATACGGGAACCGGATTGATGGAAATTCTTACTACGAATATGACAATACGGGACAATGGATTTACCGTACGAACCGGGACAACCCGAACGAAGTGGAACGTATACAGTATATTTATAAATAA
- a CDS encoding ATP-dependent helicase, which yields MNTNYIEELNESQCAAVTYNDGPSLVIAGAGSGKTRVLTYKIAYLLENGYNPWNILALTFTNKAAREMKERIARQVGMERARYLWMGTFHSIFSRILRAEAQYIGFTSQFTIYDTADSKSLLRSIIKEMGLDEKTYKPGTVQSRISNAKNHLVTPTGYAANKEAYEGDMAAKMPAIRDIYTRYWERCRQAGAMDFDDLLVYTYILFRDFPEVLARYREQFRYVLVDEYQDTNYAQHSIVLQLTKENQRVCVVGDDAQSIYSFRGADIDNILYFTKIYPDTKVFKLEQNYRSTQTIVCAANSLIEKNERQIRKAVFSEKEKGEAIGVFQAYSDVEEGDIVANKIAELRREHSYGYADFAILYRTNAQSRIFEEALRKRTMPYKIYGGLSFYQRKEIKDVIAYFRLVVNPNDEEAFKRIINYPARGIGDTTVGKIISAATDNGVSLWAALCEPLSYGLNINKGTHAKLQGFRELIEGFITDQADKNAYEIGTDIIRQSGIINDVCQDTSPENLSRKENIEELVNGMNDFCALRQEEGNLNISLTDFLSEIALLTDQDSDKADDGEKITLMTVHSAKGLEFKNVFVVGLEENLFPSGMVGDSPRALEEERRLFYVAITRAEEHCYLSFAKTRFRYGKMEFGSPSRFLRDIDIDYLRMPHEAGVSRLVDEGAGRFRREIEGGFTRSASPSRAPFGSTSSFGQRERPKVQIIAPSVPRNLKKVSAVVSSGGAQVSSSGSASAAGVQAGQMIEHERFGLGEVMKVEGTGDNAKATIHFKNAGDKQLLLRFARFKVVE from the coding sequence ATGAATACCAATTATATAGAGGAACTGAATGAGAGTCAGTGTGCAGCAGTGACTTACAACGACGGTCCTTCACTGGTGATAGCCGGTGCGGGTTCGGGGAAGACGCGCGTGTTGACTTATAAAATTGCCTATTTGCTGGAGAACGGTTACAATCCGTGGAACATCCTCGCACTGACCTTTACCAATAAGGCAGCGCGTGAGATGAAAGAGCGTATTGCCCGCCAGGTGGGTATGGAGCGGGCGCGTTATTTGTGGATGGGGACTTTCCATTCCATTTTCTCCCGTATCCTTCGTGCCGAAGCACAGTATATCGGATTTACTTCCCAGTTTACCATTTATGATACTGCCGATAGTAAGAGCCTGCTCCGTTCCATCATCAAAGAAATGGGGCTTGACGAAAAGACCTATAAGCCAGGGACTGTGCAATCCCGCATCTCCAACGCCAAGAATCATCTGGTCACTCCTACGGGATATGCTGCCAATAAGGAAGCGTACGAAGGCGATATGGCAGCCAAGATGCCCGCTATCCGCGACATCTATACCCGTTATTGGGAAAGATGCCGCCAGGCGGGAGCCATGGACTTTGACGACCTGTTGGTATATACCTATATCTTGTTCCGTGACTTCCCGGAAGTCCTGGCCCGCTATCGGGAGCAGTTCCGCTATGTGCTCGTAGACGAGTATCAGGATACCAACTATGCCCAACATAGCATCGTCCTGCAACTCACCAAAGAGAACCAGCGTGTCTGTGTCGTAGGGGATGACGCACAAAGCATCTATTCTTTCCGTGGAGCGGATATTGACAATATCCTTTATTTTACGAAAATCTATCCTGATACGAAAGTCTTTAAACTGGAACAGAATTATCGTTCTACGCAAACCATTGTCTGTGCTGCCAACAGCCTGATTGAGAAGAACGAGCGCCAAATACGGAAAGCCGTATTCTCCGAGAAAGAGAAAGGGGAAGCTATCGGTGTGTTCCAAGCATACAGCGATGTGGAAGAGGGGGATATTGTGGCGAATAAGATAGCCGAACTGCGCCGCGAACATTCCTACGGCTATGCGGATTTTGCTATCTTGTATCGTACGAATGCGCAAAGCCGTATTTTTGAGGAAGCTCTTCGGAAGCGGACGATGCCTTATAAGATTTACGGCGGACTTTCATTCTACCAACGAAAGGAGATAAAAGACGTTATCGCTTATTTCCGTCTGGTGGTGAATCCGAATGACGAAGAAGCGTTCAAGCGTATCATCAATTATCCTGCCCGTGGCATTGGAGATACTACCGTCGGCAAGATAATATCGGCAGCCACCGATAATGGAGTCAGCCTGTGGGCAGCGCTTTGCGAACCGTTGAGCTATGGCTTGAATATCAACAAAGGGACACATGCGAAACTTCAAGGTTTCCGTGAGTTGATAGAAGGCTTTATTACCGACCAGGCAGATAAGAACGCATACGAGATTGGAACGGATATTATCCGTCAATCCGGCATTATCAATGATGTTTGCCAGGACACTTCTCCTGAGAATCTGAGCCGTAAGGAAAACATAGAAGAGTTGGTAAACGGTATGAATGATTTCTGTGCTTTACGGCAGGAAGAAGGCAATCTGAATATATCCCTAACTGATTTCCTTTCGGAGATTGCGTTACTTACCGACCAGGATTCCGATAAGGCGGATGACGGGGAGAAGATAACTTTGATGACCGTCCATTCCGCCAAGGGATTGGAATTTAAGAACGTGTTTGTAGTCGGTCTGGAAGAAAACCTGTTCCCTAGCGGTATGGTAGGAGATTCGCCACGTGCGTTGGAAGAGGAACGCCGCTTGTTCTATGTAGCCATTACCCGTGCGGAAGAACATTGTTATCTGTCGTTTGCCAAAACCCGTTTCCGTTATGGAAAGATGGAGTTTGGAAGTCCCAGCCGTTTCTTGCGGGATATTGATATTGACTATTTACGGATGCCGCACGAAGCAGGAGTCAGCCGTTTGGTTGATGAAGGTGCGGGACGCTTCCGCAGAGAGATAGAAGGCGGATTTACCCGTTCTGCTTCTCCATCGCGTGCACCTTTCGGAAGTACCTCTTCTTTTGGACAGCGTGAACGGCCGAAGGTGCAGATAATAGCTCCCAGTGTGCCGAGAAACTTGAAGAAGGTAAGTGCGGTAGTCAGCAGTGGGGGAGCTCAGGTGTCGTCTTCCGGTTCTGCATCGGCGGCAGGAGTGCAAGCCGGACAAATGATAGAGCACGAACGTTTCGGATTGGGAGAAGTGATGAAAGTAGAAGGAACGGGAGATAACGCAAAAGCCACCATTCATTTTAAAAATGCGGGTGACAAGCAACTATTATTGCGTTTCGCTCGTTTTAAGGTGGTAGAATAA